The Vigna unguiculata cultivar IT97K-499-35 chromosome 6, ASM411807v1, whole genome shotgun sequence genome contains a region encoding:
- the LOC114187738 gene encoding uncharacterized protein LOC114187738 has protein sequence MARKGNQQKNGVDRQGLNHKKGVSGSVLPGMKGHGKGGPVKVFPREDLADGDTGVARTACDASSSGDDFNNEQKSDNNSRKEKQGMAGKPDLEESLPFERDSGDDRLNSEASVQEENGTLPRSDQGLQSINSRLSSILDSLHLKSVVDKLDIADNVMIRRLRFSLFSMFTAISEWLTRQTPLFVSLRTIMFKAYHDSRTKVVQAYPVILKWLMHFGNVVLLLSVFWLDCALRGIDSFVRMGTTSFFSVIWCSIFSVISMIGLLKFLAVVGLAALIGFFLGLMLAILVVAIIGVVILWFYGSFWTTVFFIILGGLAFMFSHERVALLITTVYSVYCAWLYVGWLGLLVAFNLAFISSDVLIYFLKKNIDQQSRSNPFEQRTGMYGQPGFSDGSTHASSSENGPGPSADRSAGIPSTSGVDSDVTSEDEVVRLLNCSDHYAALGLTRYENIDVSILKREYRKKAMLVHPDKNMGNEKAAEAFKKLQNAYEILMDSLKRKAYDDELRREELLSVFRRFHDASNKNGRHGLFPSGFARSDADGKDPFGDSRRIACKRCGGFHLWIHTKKQKSRARWCQDCQDFHQAKDGDGWVEQSSQPFLFGLLQKVDAPSAYVCAGSRIYDATEWYICQGMRCPANTHKPSFHVNTSLMSKNNSGKGTSSGQRGGRMPTPNMEETMTEEEFFEWLQNAVQAGVFDNFSGTATETPSPKSGNGMKSPSSSGGGASASGSSSSKRKKKGKKQW, from the exons ATGGCTCGGAAGGGTAATCAGCAGAAGAATGGAGTGGACCGTCAAGGATTGAATCACAAAAAAGGGGTTTCTGGTAGTGTCCTTCCGGGAATGAAAGGCCATGGTAAAGGAGGGCCGGTGAAGGTTTTCCCAAGAGAGGACCTCGCTGACGGTGATACCGGTGTTGCGCGGACTGCATGCGATGCAAGTTCTTCTGGTGATGACTTTAACAACGAGCAAAAGTCTGACAATAATTCTCGGAAAGAGAAGCAAGGGATGGCTGGAAAGCCTGACCTGGAGGAGTCCTTGCCCTTTGAGAGAGATTCTGGGGATGACCGTTTGAATTCTGAAGCTTCagtacaagaagaaaatgggaCTTTACCTAGAAGTGATCAAGGTCTTCAGAGTATAAATAGTAGATTGAGCAGTATACTGGATAGTTTGCACCTGAAAAGTGTGGTGGATAAATTAGACATTGCCGATAATGTGATGATTAGAAGATTAAGGTTTTCACTGTTTTCCATGTTCACAGCAATTTCAGAGTGGCTAACCAGGCAGACTCCATTGTTTGTATCTCTTAGAACCATCATGTTTAAAGCCTATCATGATTCCAGAACGAAAGTTGTGCAGGCATATCCTGTTATTCTGAAGTGGCTCATGCATTTTGGAAATGTAGTGCTCCTATTATCAGTATTTTGGTTGGATTGTGCACTTCGGGGTATTGATTCATTTGTACGAATGGGTACAACGTCCTTCTTCTCTGTTATATGGTGTAGCATATTTTCTGTGATTAGTATGATAGGGCTGCTCAAGTTTCTTGCTGTCGTG GGCCTGGCTGCTTTGATTGGATTTTTTCTTGGGCTTATGCTTGCAATTTTGGTTGTTGCAATCATTGGAGTTGTTATCTTGTGGTTTTACGGTAGCTTTTGGACAACGGTATTTTTCATCATCCTAGGAG GATTGGCATTTATGTTTAGTCATGAACGGGTGGCACTACTTATCACCACAGTGTACTCTGTCTATTGTGCATGGCTGTATGTTGGATGGCTTGGTTTGCTGGTGGCTTTTAATTTAGCTTTTATCTCTAGTGATGTTCTGATATACTTCCTCAAGAAAAACATAGATCAACAGAGTAGATCCAATCCTTTTGAACAAAGAACTGGAATGTATGGTCAACCTGGATTCAGTGACGGATCAACACATGCTTCTTCCTCTGAAAATGGACCGGGACCATCGGCAGATCGCAGTGCTGGGATCCCTTCAACTAGTGGGGTTGATTCTGATGTAACTTCTGAAGATGAAGTAGTCCGTTTGTTGAACTGCTCTGATCACTATGCCGCACTGGGCTTGACGCGGTATGAAAATATCGATGTTTCAATACTAAAGCGGGAATATAGGAAAAAG GCAATGTTGGTACATCCTGACAAAAATATGGGTAATGAAAAGGCTGCTGAAGCATTTAAGAAACTTCAAAATGCTTATGAG ATTCTAATGGATTCCTTGAAGCGAAAAGCTTATGATGATGAACTAAGGAGAGAGGAGCTATTGAGTGTATTTCGTAGATTTCATGATGCTTCTAATAAG AATGGTAGGCATGGATTATTTCCTTCAGGATTTGCACGGTCTGATGCCGATGGCAAGGACCCATTTGGTGATTCAAGGCGAATAGCCTGTAAAAGGTGTGGTGGTTTTCATCTCTGGATACACACCAAGAAACAAAAGTCTCGGGCAAGATGGTGCCAG GATTGCCAAGATTTTCATCAAGCTAAGGATGGGGATGGATGGGTTGAACAATCTTCCCAACCATTTCTTTTTGGCTTATTGCAGAAG GTGGATGCTCCTTCAGCGTATGTGTGTGCTGGTAGCAGGATATACGACGCCACCGAATGGTATATCTGTCAG GGCATGAGATGTCCAGCGAACACTCATAAACCAAGTTTCCATGTTAACACCAGTTTAATGTCCAAGAATAATTCTGGCAAGGGAACTAGTTCAGGTCAAAGAGGTGGGCGGATGCCAACACCTAATATGGAAGAAACCATGACTGAGGAAGAATTCTTTGAATGGTTACAAAATGCAGTCCAGGCAGGTGTGTTTGACAATTTTAGTGGTACTGCAACAGAGACTCCATCACCCAAATCTGGAAATGGGATGAAAAGTCCTAgtagtagtggtggtggtgctaGTGCGAGTGGCAGTAGCAGCagcaagagaaagaaaaagggaaaaaagcaATGGTGA
- the LOC114189181 gene encoding F-box protein At5g49610, translating into MDIMRGDGIFPDEVVIQILARLPVKSLFRFKTVCKLWNRLSLDKYFVQLYNEVSRKNPMILVEVSDSYGSKSSLICVDNLRGVSEFSLSFLNDRVKVRASCNGLLCCSSIPDKGVFYVCNPVTREYRLLPKSRERPVTRFYPDGEATLVGLACDASFQKFNVVLAGYHRTFGHRPDGSFICLVFDSELNKWRKFVSLQDDHFTHMNKNQVVFVNNALHWLTVSSTYILVLDLSCDVWRKMELPYDLIYGNGYRIYLLDFDGCLSVIKISEAWMNIWVLKDYWKDEWCMVDKVSLRCIRGMVPGIFPISQTGEYVFLATHKQILVYHCKSQVWKEMYSVKYSSTLPLWFSAHAYRSTMFSCN; encoded by the coding sequence ATGGATATTATGCGAGGAGATGGGATTTTCCCGGATGAGGTGGTCATTCAGATTCTGGCAAGGTTGCCTGTGAAGTCCCTTTTCAGGTTCAAAACCGTGTGCAAACTGTGGAATAGGTTGTCATTGGATAAGTATTTTGTTCAACTCTACAATGAGGTTTCTAGGAAGAACCCCATGATTCTGGTCGAGGTTTCTGATTCGTACGGGTCCAAATCTAGCTTAATATGTGTTGATAATTTAAGAGGTGTGTCTGAATTTTCACTGAGTTTCTTGAATGATAGAGTTAAGGTTCGAGCATCTTGTAATGGCTTGCTGTGTTGCTCTAGTATTCCTGATAAGGGTGTCTTCTATGTCTGCAATCCGGTCACTCGCGAGTACCGGTTGCTTCCCAAGAGTAGGGAAAGGCCTGTGACTCGGTTTTATCCGGATGGAGAGGCTACCTTGGTTGGCTTGGCTTGTGATGCTTCTTTTCAGAAGTTCAATGTTGTTCTAGCGGGTTACCATCGCACTTTTGGTCATAGACCAGATGGGAGTTTTATATGTTTGGTGTTTGATTCTGAGTTGAACAAGTGGAGGAAGTTTGTCTCATTACAAGATGACCATTTCACTCACATGAACAAGAACCAGGTTGTTTTTGTCAATAATGCTCTGCACTGGTTGACAGTTAGCTCTACTTATATACTTGTGCTTGATTTAAGTTGTGACGTTTGGAGGAAGATGGAGCTACCGTATGACTTGATTTATGGAAATGGTTATAGGATTTATCTCTTAGACTTTGATGGGTGCTTGTCTGTTATTAAAATTTCCGAAGCATGGATGAATATATGGGTGCTTAAAGATTACTGGAAGGATGAATGGTGTATGGTGGATAAGGTGAGTCTGAGGTGTATCAGAGGAATGGTGCCAGGCATTTTCCCGATCAGTCAGACaggtgaatatgtttttttggcGACTCATAAGCAGATTTTGGTGTATCATTGCAAGAGTCAAGTTTGGAAAGAAATGTACTCTGTCAAGTATAGCTCAACACTTCCATTATGGTTTTCTGCTCATGCATATCGCAGCACTATGTTCTCATGCAACTGA